The region GGCTATGTCGAACCAAAAAAATGGCAAAATATCCACCAAGCAAACCTAAATACGCTAAGATTTAAAACCTAGCAATTGACCTGCGGATTTAAGGTTATAATGAAATACTTCTCAAAGATTAAGAAACATGGAGTATATACTGAATTAATTGGTTTATGTTCCAATGAAAAGGTTATTTAGTTCCATTTTTTGTAGTAAAACAACCACCTATATGGTATATCTTGTTGGCATGCTTCTTGGTAATCTTCATACCGACAGGAGACTAATGAACTATTATTTTTTGTGGAATCAATTTCCATCCACCATCGATCTGTTTTTTTACTTTTATAAAAAACAAGTTCCTCGTCATCCCTGCCAAGTTTCACTATGTATTTTTCGAGTTTTTTGGAGTTGGTCAGTGGATATTCGTGCTTTCGGTTAGCAAAACCATCAAGGAAGTGCCACAATAGCTGAGCTGCAAGTTGTGTGGAAATGTTTTGTGATGAAGGCAAAAAGTCTCCAAAGACAGCAAAAAGGTCAACCTTGTCGGCAAATCCAGCATAACGGGCCAATAGGCATGCTTCTTCGGCATAAAGTCCATTTGGTCCAGCTGCTATGCATTCAGGGTTGTCTGCATATCGAATGGCAGTCATATCGAAGCTTACAAGGTTGGCATCCCGGATGATTGGCTCGGCCGCTTTCAGGTCGGCACGAAGTTCGCCAAGCCGGAGTAGTTCGAGGTACATCTTGCTCGAAAGGTCTACATTCATTGGGTTGGTTAAGTAACTTTGTATTCCTATCACCGATATAAACTTAGGCGTATCGGCTGCATTCTCCAGTATCGATGAAATGTATTGGGGCGTTGGTTTATCCCCAAGCATGGTGCCCATGTCTATAGAACTATCAATTATTGTTATTCCCAAATCTTTGTGGGAGTTGTTCAAGCCTATATAAAGTGGCAGTGTGTGGTTTTGATTTGGCGAAAATACGACTAGGATTTTTTTTTCGCGGGCACAGTATTCTGCAATATATTCAAGGGCTTTTGTCTGTTCGTCTGCGCTAAGAAGGTTCGATATATTTCCTAAATCGGCCACGCGGCCTAATCCGTGTGGAGAAAAAAGTTGGTAAAGAGATTTTCTAACCTCATTTGGCGACCATCCTTGATTATTTGGTTCGGCATAAACGCCCAGCAACAAAAGTTCAGCCTCCGCAATACTTGTGAGCCCTGGTATTATGGGCAAGATAGAACGGGCTAAAGTGGATGGAAGTAGCCGAGTTGCCTCGGCTAGTATGGCGTTGCTTACAGGTTCGAGAATATCTTCCAACGTCATTCCCTACTTTTTAGTTTTCGGTTTAGTTGTTTTTGCCGCACCTGCACTCTTCGGTTTGCTTGTTTTTGTGGTCTTCGTTGTTTTAGTTGGTTTTGCTGCCACCTTAGTGGATTTGGCAAATCTTGAGGCCTTTCCCTTTTTTGGGCCACCGTTCGCATCGGTTTCTTCAATAATTTTCAAGCAGTCATCGAGGCTAAGGCTTGCCGGATCGGTTCCCTTGGGGATTTTGTAGTTGTTCTTCTCGAAGGTAATGTATGGACCAAATCGTCCGTTAAGAACTTTTAATCCGGCTTTCTCACTAAATTCGGTAATAATCTTGTTTTTATCCTCAATGAGTTTCTCCTTAATAAGCGTTATGGCCTCATCTATGGTTATGGTATAGGGGTCGTGTTGATCTTTCTTTATGGAGAAAAACTTTGATTTATGCTTTATATACGGGCCAAACTTGCCAATGGCAACGGTAATTTCCTCCTCTTCATATTGGCCCAACTTTCGCGGTAAATCAAAGAGTTTAAGCGCCTCCTCCAAGGTTAAT is a window of Williamwhitmania taraxaci DNA encoding:
- a CDS encoding arginase family protein — its product is MTLEDILEPVSNAILAEATRLLPSTLARSILPIIPGLTSIAEAELLLLGVYAEPNNQGWSPNEVRKSLYQLFSPHGLGRVADLGNISNLLSADEQTKALEYIAEYCAREKKILVVFSPNQNHTLPLYIGLNNSHKDLGITIIDSSIDMGTMLGDKPTPQYISSILENAADTPKFISVIGIQSYLTNPMNVDLSSKMYLELLRLGELRADLKAAEPIIRDANLVSFDMTAIRYADNPECIAAGPNGLYAEEACLLARYAGFADKVDLFAVFGDFLPSSQNISTQLAAQLLWHFLDGFANRKHEYPLTNSKKLEKYIVKLGRDDEELVFYKSKKTDRWWMEIDSTKNNSSLVSCRYEDYQEACQQDIPYRWLFYYKKWN